The genomic segment AAAGTTGGGTTCGATGCCGGGGATGGCAAGCCTTCCGCCTGGCGGCCAAGAGGTGGCGCAAGGGCGACGGCAGGTGGAGCCGCGGAATGCGACCTTTCCCGCCGCAACCAAGTCAAGCGGCCACCGCCGGAGCCCCGCATGCATCCCTTGACCCTGCGCCCGCCCGCCCCCAAAGCTGTCATCCTGGTGTTCATGGCGCTGTTGGCGCTGGCGCCACGACCCCTGCCCGCGGCCGAACCTGTGGACCACTGCGAAGCGGGCAGCTTCCGCAATGTCATCCTGATGGTGCCCGACGGCTGCGACGCGGAGCTGCAGA from the bacterium genome contains:
- a CDS encoding alkaline phosphatase, producing the protein MHPLTLRPPAPKAVILVFMALLALAPRPLPAAEPVDHCEAGSFRNVILMVPDGCDAELQTLARWFQGGRLQLDDMGQAAVATSMANSVITESAAAATAFATGHKTTMRHLGVGPRR